From a single Andrena cerasifolii isolate SP2316 chromosome 8, iyAndCera1_principal, whole genome shotgun sequence genomic region:
- the Evi5 gene encoding ecotropic viral integration site 5 isoform X2, producing MVLRGLLAPAAARWTRNKTSKRGQEYQAAGQLGLPRYGPQVMSVLCLCTTVHQTAQNSSQASKILPPSPQASSEEESLNSSQEIPTDELALLAKLEEANRLIESDAKSLNSLQSNHSRKGSDTSQVSVASGGSGGNGDAAPRRHNAADGEENTWTLWGHIVADWDYHWKKRKEFVKELVRQGIPHHFRGIVWQLLSGAHDSPVKKQFAEYIKATSACERIIRRDIARTYPEHDFFKEKDGLGQESLFNVMKAYSLHDREVGYCQGSGFIVGLLLMQQMPEEEAFAVLVALMQEYRLRDMFKPSMAELGVCMYQLEHLVADTHPELHAHFTAQGFHTSMYASSWFLTLFTTALSLPLACRIFDVFLSEGMEIIFKVALAMLHLGKEELLSLDMEGMLKFFQKQLPGRAEKDPDGLMILAYGMKINPKRMKKLEKDYTVLKMKEQEEMVELRRLRAENRLLRQRTELLEAESAELADRLVRGQVSRAEEEETAFVVQRELAALRHTHLETSHQLEQAHEELRSLSVLLEENVTSKQSSLEEILMKQEALSQKEDMIQCLQEELVRVRLHEAENDATIRELRARIQELEEDKKTLRETTPDNSVAHLQEELIAVKLREAEANLSLKDLRQRVMELSSAWQRHLQEHRTAQPAPASDSTPKKLLFWENRGHEVQKFEEDLMTTRIREMEAVTEVKELRLKVMELETQVQVATNQLRRQDESGKLLKEDLEQALAREKELTAKLREQQHKYSDLESKMKDEAMMARIRDAEHAQQVAELTQKISLLELKNEEMHAEGELRNNLDDSERVRELQDKVAELKAEFPTPITSPETEPWRWLECKFWLFYCTEEWRTYLRTFLETLTDVSL from the exons ATGGTTCTTCGTGGTTTGCTGGCACCAGCGGCGGCGCGATGGACACGAAATAAAACGTCGAAAAG GGGGCAAGAATACCAGGCAGCTGGACAACTAGGATTACCGCGTTATGGACCGCAGGTGATGAGCGTGTTGTGTTTATGCACCACGGTACATCAGACCGCTCAGAACAGCAGCCAGGCTAGCAAGATACTTCCACCCTCGCCGCAGGCCTCATCCGAAGAAGAGAGTTTAAACTCGTCGCAGGAAATTCCCACAGACGAGCTGGCTCTATTAGCTAAGCTGGAGGAAGCCAATAG GCTTATCGAATCGGATGCAAAGTCGTTGAACTCGCTGCAAAGCAATCACAGTAGGAAAGGCTCCGATACATCTCAGGTGTCGGTGGCGTCGGGGGGCAGCGGTGGGAACGGCGACGCTGCGCCCCGACGCCACAACGCAGCCGATGGCGAGGAGAACACGTGGACCCTGTGGGGTCATATCGTCGCCGATTGGGATTATCATTGGAAGAAGAGGAAAGAGTTCGTCAAAGAGTTAGTACGTCAAGGGATACCTCACCACTTTAG AGGTATTGTTTGGCAACTACTGAGCGGTGCTCACGactctcctgttaaaaagcaaTTCGCCGAGTATATCAAGGCCACGTCAGCGTGCGAAAGGATAATCAGAAGGGACATTGCTAGAACGTATCCTGAGCACGACTTCTTTAAGGAGAAGGATGGGCTTGGTCAGGAGAGTCTGTTTAACGTTATGAAAGCGTATAGCCTTCACGATCGTGAAGTGGGATATTGTCAAGGTTCGGGATTTATTGTAGGATTGCTCCTTATGCAG CAAATGCCGGAGGAGGAAGCTTTCGCTGTACTGGTAGCGCTTATGCAAGAGTATCGTTTGCGAGACATGTTCAAGCCGAGTATGGCTGAATTAGGGGTGTGCATGTATCAGCTAGAACATTTAGTTGCTGACACGCATCCCGAGTTACACGCTCATTTTACGGCTCAGGGTTTTCACACCTCGATGTACGCCTCGTCTTGGTTCCTTACGCTTTTCACCACAGCGCTCAGCCTGCCGCTGGCCTGCCGCATTTTTGACGTATTTCTGTCGGAGGGCatggaaattattttcaaagttGCGCTGGCCATGTTGCACTTAGGCAAGGAGGAGTTGCTAAGCTTGGACATGGAAGGCATGTTGAAG TTCTTCCAGAAACAGCTGCCAGGAAGAGCCGAGAAAGATCCCGATGGCCTCATGATTCTTGCCTATGGTATGAAAATAAATCCgaaaagaatgaagaaattGGAGAAAGATTATACGGTGTTAAAGATGAAAGAGCAAGAGGAGATGGTTGAGCTTCGCAGGCTTAGGGCGGAGAATAGGTTGCTCAGGCAAAGAACCGAGCTTCTGGAGGCTGAGTCCGCGGAACTGGCGGACAGACTAGTCAGGGGTCAAGTTTCTCGGGCCGAGGAAGAGGAAACTGCATTCGTTGTACAAAGGGAACTGGCAGCTCTTCGGCATACGCATCTGGAGACCAGCCATCAGCTCGAGCAGGCTCACGAGGAATTAAGATCCCTGTCGGTCTTGTTAGAGGAGAACGTGACATCGAAGCAGTCGTCTCTAGAAgagattttaatgaaacaggAAGCTTTGTCGCAGAAGGAGGACATGATACAGTGTTTGCAAGAGGAACTGGTGAGGGTTCGACTGCACGAGGCGGAGAACGACGCGACGATAAGGGAGCTTAGAGCAAGGATACAGGAGCTGGAGGAAGATAAAAAGACTTTACGCGAAACAACGCCGGATAATTCTGTCGCGCACTTGCAAGAAGAGCTAATTGCCGTGAAGCTCAgagaggcggaagctaatctcTCCTTGAAG GATCTTCGGCAAAGAGTAATGGAATTGAGCTCAGCCTGGCAGAGGCATCTGCAAGAGCATCGCACCGCTCAGCCAGCGCCCGCAAGCGACTCCACGCCGAAGAAGCTTCTGTTCTGGGAGAACAGGGGCCACGAGGTGCAGAAATTCGAGGAAGACTTAATGACAACCAGGATCCGAGAAATGGAAGCTGTGACGGAGGTGAAGGAGCTTAGACTGAAAGTGATGGAGCTTGAGACTCAAGTGCAGGTCGCCACGAATCAGCTCCGCCGACAAGACGAGAGCGGTAAATTACTTAAAGAGGACTTGGAGCAAGCCTTAGCCAGAGAGAAGGAGCTTACTGCCAAATTGCGTGAACAACAGCACAAGTATTCTGACCTGGAGTCGAAGATGAAAGACGAAGCTATGATGGCCAGGATACGCGATGCGGAGCACGCTCAGCAAGTCGCTGAACTCACCCAGAAAATATCCCTTCTTGAGTTAAAG AATGAGGAGATGCACGCGGAGGGTGAACTTAGGAATAATTTAGATGACagtgagagagtgagagaattGCAGGATAAAGTTGCTGAATTGAAAGCTGAG TTCCCTACGCCAATCACCAGCCCGGAGACTGAGCCTTGGCGCTGGCTCGA
- the Evi5 gene encoding ecotropic viral integration site 5 isoform X1: MVLRGLLAPAAARWTRNKTSKRGQEYQAAGQLGLPRYGPQVMSVLCLCTTVHQTAQNSSQASKILPPSPQASSEEESLNSSQEIPTDELALLAKLEEANRLIESDAKSLNSLQSNHSRKGSDTSQVSVASGGSGGNGDAAPRRHNAADGEENTWTLWGHIVADWDYHWKKRKEFVKELVRQGIPHHFRGIVWQLLSGAHDSPVKKQFAEYIKATSACERIIRRDIARTYPEHDFFKEKDGLGQESLFNVMKAYSLHDREVGYCQGSGFIVGLLLMQQMPEEEAFAVLVALMQEYRLRDMFKPSMAELGVCMYQLEHLVADTHPELHAHFTAQGFHTSMYASSWFLTLFTTALSLPLACRIFDVFLSEGMEIIFKVALAMLHLGKEELLSLDMEGMLKFFQKQLPGRAEKDPDGLMILAYGMKINPKRMKKLEKDYTVLKMKEQEEMVELRRLRAENRLLRQRTELLEAESAELADRLVRGQVSRAEEEETAFVVQRELAALRHTHLETSHQLEQAHEELRSLSVLLEENVTSKQSSLEEILMKQEALSQKEDMIQCLQEELVRVRLHEAENDATIRELRARIQELEEDKKTLRETTPDNSVAHLQEELIAVKLREAEANLSLKDLRQRVMELSSAWQRHLQEHRTAQPAPASDSTPKKLLFWENRGHEVQKFEEDLMTTRIREMEAVTEVKELRLKVMELETQVQVATNQLRRQDESGKLLKEDLEQALAREKELTAKLREQQHKYSDLESKMKDEAMMARIRDAEHAQQVAELTQKISLLELKNEEMHAEGELRNNLDDSERVRELQDKVAELKAEVMRLESWKQRWTGNGGQNVRSFSVDTESELDERDLRICLQDHINASTPNSPEIIETETERDNREYL, from the exons ATGGTTCTTCGTGGTTTGCTGGCACCAGCGGCGGCGCGATGGACACGAAATAAAACGTCGAAAAG GGGGCAAGAATACCAGGCAGCTGGACAACTAGGATTACCGCGTTATGGACCGCAGGTGATGAGCGTGTTGTGTTTATGCACCACGGTACATCAGACCGCTCAGAACAGCAGCCAGGCTAGCAAGATACTTCCACCCTCGCCGCAGGCCTCATCCGAAGAAGAGAGTTTAAACTCGTCGCAGGAAATTCCCACAGACGAGCTGGCTCTATTAGCTAAGCTGGAGGAAGCCAATAG GCTTATCGAATCGGATGCAAAGTCGTTGAACTCGCTGCAAAGCAATCACAGTAGGAAAGGCTCCGATACATCTCAGGTGTCGGTGGCGTCGGGGGGCAGCGGTGGGAACGGCGACGCTGCGCCCCGACGCCACAACGCAGCCGATGGCGAGGAGAACACGTGGACCCTGTGGGGTCATATCGTCGCCGATTGGGATTATCATTGGAAGAAGAGGAAAGAGTTCGTCAAAGAGTTAGTACGTCAAGGGATACCTCACCACTTTAG AGGTATTGTTTGGCAACTACTGAGCGGTGCTCACGactctcctgttaaaaagcaaTTCGCCGAGTATATCAAGGCCACGTCAGCGTGCGAAAGGATAATCAGAAGGGACATTGCTAGAACGTATCCTGAGCACGACTTCTTTAAGGAGAAGGATGGGCTTGGTCAGGAGAGTCTGTTTAACGTTATGAAAGCGTATAGCCTTCACGATCGTGAAGTGGGATATTGTCAAGGTTCGGGATTTATTGTAGGATTGCTCCTTATGCAG CAAATGCCGGAGGAGGAAGCTTTCGCTGTACTGGTAGCGCTTATGCAAGAGTATCGTTTGCGAGACATGTTCAAGCCGAGTATGGCTGAATTAGGGGTGTGCATGTATCAGCTAGAACATTTAGTTGCTGACACGCATCCCGAGTTACACGCTCATTTTACGGCTCAGGGTTTTCACACCTCGATGTACGCCTCGTCTTGGTTCCTTACGCTTTTCACCACAGCGCTCAGCCTGCCGCTGGCCTGCCGCATTTTTGACGTATTTCTGTCGGAGGGCatggaaattattttcaaagttGCGCTGGCCATGTTGCACTTAGGCAAGGAGGAGTTGCTAAGCTTGGACATGGAAGGCATGTTGAAG TTCTTCCAGAAACAGCTGCCAGGAAGAGCCGAGAAAGATCCCGATGGCCTCATGATTCTTGCCTATGGTATGAAAATAAATCCgaaaagaatgaagaaattGGAGAAAGATTATACGGTGTTAAAGATGAAAGAGCAAGAGGAGATGGTTGAGCTTCGCAGGCTTAGGGCGGAGAATAGGTTGCTCAGGCAAAGAACCGAGCTTCTGGAGGCTGAGTCCGCGGAACTGGCGGACAGACTAGTCAGGGGTCAAGTTTCTCGGGCCGAGGAAGAGGAAACTGCATTCGTTGTACAAAGGGAACTGGCAGCTCTTCGGCATACGCATCTGGAGACCAGCCATCAGCTCGAGCAGGCTCACGAGGAATTAAGATCCCTGTCGGTCTTGTTAGAGGAGAACGTGACATCGAAGCAGTCGTCTCTAGAAgagattttaatgaaacaggAAGCTTTGTCGCAGAAGGAGGACATGATACAGTGTTTGCAAGAGGAACTGGTGAGGGTTCGACTGCACGAGGCGGAGAACGACGCGACGATAAGGGAGCTTAGAGCAAGGATACAGGAGCTGGAGGAAGATAAAAAGACTTTACGCGAAACAACGCCGGATAATTCTGTCGCGCACTTGCAAGAAGAGCTAATTGCCGTGAAGCTCAgagaggcggaagctaatctcTCCTTGAAG GATCTTCGGCAAAGAGTAATGGAATTGAGCTCAGCCTGGCAGAGGCATCTGCAAGAGCATCGCACCGCTCAGCCAGCGCCCGCAAGCGACTCCACGCCGAAGAAGCTTCTGTTCTGGGAGAACAGGGGCCACGAGGTGCAGAAATTCGAGGAAGACTTAATGACAACCAGGATCCGAGAAATGGAAGCTGTGACGGAGGTGAAGGAGCTTAGACTGAAAGTGATGGAGCTTGAGACTCAAGTGCAGGTCGCCACGAATCAGCTCCGCCGACAAGACGAGAGCGGTAAATTACTTAAAGAGGACTTGGAGCAAGCCTTAGCCAGAGAGAAGGAGCTTACTGCCAAATTGCGTGAACAACAGCACAAGTATTCTGACCTGGAGTCGAAGATGAAAGACGAAGCTATGATGGCCAGGATACGCGATGCGGAGCACGCTCAGCAAGTCGCTGAACTCACCCAGAAAATATCCCTTCTTGAGTTAAAG AATGAGGAGATGCACGCGGAGGGTGAACTTAGGAATAATTTAGATGACagtgagagagtgagagaattGCAGGATAAAGTTGCTGAATTGAAAGCTGAG
- the Evi5 gene encoding ecotropic viral integration site 5 isoform X3, whose product MVLRGLLAPAAARWTRNKTSKRGQEYQAAGQLGLPRYGPQVMSVLCLCTTVHQTAQNSSQASKILPPSPQASSEEESLNSSQEIPTDELALLAKLEEANRLIESDAKSLNSLQSNHSRKGSDTSQVSVASGGSGGNGDAAPRRHNAADGEENTWTLWGHIVADWDYHWKKRKEFVKELVRQGIPHHFRGIVWQLLSGAHDSPVKKQFAEYIKATSACERIIRRDIARTYPEHDFFKEKDGLGQESLFNVMKAYSLHDREVGYCQGSGFIVGLLLMQQMPEEEAFAVLVALMQEYRLRDMFKPSMAELGVCMYQLEHLVADTHPELHAHFTAQGFHTSMYASSWFLTLFTTALSLPLACRIFDVFLSEGMEIIFKVALAMLHLGKEELLSLDMEGMLKFFQKQLPGRAEKDPDGLMILAYGMKINPKRMKKLEKDYTVLKMKEQEEMVELRRLRAENRLLRQRTELLEAESAELADRLVRGQVSRAEEEETAFVVQRELAALRHTHLETSHQLEQAHEELRSLSVLLEENVTSKQSSLEEILMKQEALSQKEDMIQCLQEELVRVRLHEAENDATIRELRARIQELEEDKKTLRETTPDNSVAHLQEELIAVKLREAEANLSLKDLRQRVMELSSAWQRHLQEHRTAQPAPASDSTPKKLLFWENRGHEVQKFEEDLMTTRIREMEAVTEVKELRLKVMELETQVQVATNQLRRQDESGKLLKEDLEQALAREKELTAKLREQQHKYSDLESKMKDEAMMARIRDAEHAQQVAELTQKISLLELKNEEMHAEGELRNNLDDSERVRELQDKVAELKAEFPTPITSPETEPWRWLES is encoded by the exons ATGGTTCTTCGTGGTTTGCTGGCACCAGCGGCGGCGCGATGGACACGAAATAAAACGTCGAAAAG GGGGCAAGAATACCAGGCAGCTGGACAACTAGGATTACCGCGTTATGGACCGCAGGTGATGAGCGTGTTGTGTTTATGCACCACGGTACATCAGACCGCTCAGAACAGCAGCCAGGCTAGCAAGATACTTCCACCCTCGCCGCAGGCCTCATCCGAAGAAGAGAGTTTAAACTCGTCGCAGGAAATTCCCACAGACGAGCTGGCTCTATTAGCTAAGCTGGAGGAAGCCAATAG GCTTATCGAATCGGATGCAAAGTCGTTGAACTCGCTGCAAAGCAATCACAGTAGGAAAGGCTCCGATACATCTCAGGTGTCGGTGGCGTCGGGGGGCAGCGGTGGGAACGGCGACGCTGCGCCCCGACGCCACAACGCAGCCGATGGCGAGGAGAACACGTGGACCCTGTGGGGTCATATCGTCGCCGATTGGGATTATCATTGGAAGAAGAGGAAAGAGTTCGTCAAAGAGTTAGTACGTCAAGGGATACCTCACCACTTTAG AGGTATTGTTTGGCAACTACTGAGCGGTGCTCACGactctcctgttaaaaagcaaTTCGCCGAGTATATCAAGGCCACGTCAGCGTGCGAAAGGATAATCAGAAGGGACATTGCTAGAACGTATCCTGAGCACGACTTCTTTAAGGAGAAGGATGGGCTTGGTCAGGAGAGTCTGTTTAACGTTATGAAAGCGTATAGCCTTCACGATCGTGAAGTGGGATATTGTCAAGGTTCGGGATTTATTGTAGGATTGCTCCTTATGCAG CAAATGCCGGAGGAGGAAGCTTTCGCTGTACTGGTAGCGCTTATGCAAGAGTATCGTTTGCGAGACATGTTCAAGCCGAGTATGGCTGAATTAGGGGTGTGCATGTATCAGCTAGAACATTTAGTTGCTGACACGCATCCCGAGTTACACGCTCATTTTACGGCTCAGGGTTTTCACACCTCGATGTACGCCTCGTCTTGGTTCCTTACGCTTTTCACCACAGCGCTCAGCCTGCCGCTGGCCTGCCGCATTTTTGACGTATTTCTGTCGGAGGGCatggaaattattttcaaagttGCGCTGGCCATGTTGCACTTAGGCAAGGAGGAGTTGCTAAGCTTGGACATGGAAGGCATGTTGAAG TTCTTCCAGAAACAGCTGCCAGGAAGAGCCGAGAAAGATCCCGATGGCCTCATGATTCTTGCCTATGGTATGAAAATAAATCCgaaaagaatgaagaaattGGAGAAAGATTATACGGTGTTAAAGATGAAAGAGCAAGAGGAGATGGTTGAGCTTCGCAGGCTTAGGGCGGAGAATAGGTTGCTCAGGCAAAGAACCGAGCTTCTGGAGGCTGAGTCCGCGGAACTGGCGGACAGACTAGTCAGGGGTCAAGTTTCTCGGGCCGAGGAAGAGGAAACTGCATTCGTTGTACAAAGGGAACTGGCAGCTCTTCGGCATACGCATCTGGAGACCAGCCATCAGCTCGAGCAGGCTCACGAGGAATTAAGATCCCTGTCGGTCTTGTTAGAGGAGAACGTGACATCGAAGCAGTCGTCTCTAGAAgagattttaatgaaacaggAAGCTTTGTCGCAGAAGGAGGACATGATACAGTGTTTGCAAGAGGAACTGGTGAGGGTTCGACTGCACGAGGCGGAGAACGACGCGACGATAAGGGAGCTTAGAGCAAGGATACAGGAGCTGGAGGAAGATAAAAAGACTTTACGCGAAACAACGCCGGATAATTCTGTCGCGCACTTGCAAGAAGAGCTAATTGCCGTGAAGCTCAgagaggcggaagctaatctcTCCTTGAAG GATCTTCGGCAAAGAGTAATGGAATTGAGCTCAGCCTGGCAGAGGCATCTGCAAGAGCATCGCACCGCTCAGCCAGCGCCCGCAAGCGACTCCACGCCGAAGAAGCTTCTGTTCTGGGAGAACAGGGGCCACGAGGTGCAGAAATTCGAGGAAGACTTAATGACAACCAGGATCCGAGAAATGGAAGCTGTGACGGAGGTGAAGGAGCTTAGACTGAAAGTGATGGAGCTTGAGACTCAAGTGCAGGTCGCCACGAATCAGCTCCGCCGACAAGACGAGAGCGGTAAATTACTTAAAGAGGACTTGGAGCAAGCCTTAGCCAGAGAGAAGGAGCTTACTGCCAAATTGCGTGAACAACAGCACAAGTATTCTGACCTGGAGTCGAAGATGAAAGACGAAGCTATGATGGCCAGGATACGCGATGCGGAGCACGCTCAGCAAGTCGCTGAACTCACCCAGAAAATATCCCTTCTTGAGTTAAAG AATGAGGAGATGCACGCGGAGGGTGAACTTAGGAATAATTTAGATGACagtgagagagtgagagaattGCAGGATAAAGTTGCTGAATTGAAAGCTGAG TTCCCTACGCCAATCACCAGCCCGGAGACTGAGCCTTGGCGCTGGCTCGA